The following DNA comes from Corynebacterium urogenitale.
CACCCCCGCCATTGCCACACCCTTTTGAGACTTTTCCCAAGATTTTCCAAGATTTAGCTAGGTAAAACCTCTTCGCTCTGCCTATATTCATTGCACATCGTTAATGTGATCTCGCTCAAGCGCGGACATCTTATGCGACATAGCCAACATGATTGTTGAACACTTCGGCATCGTGAGGGCCATGACACAACTAGATTTCCCGTGAACAGTGGCATCCGGCAGGAAGAGAAATGAGCATGGCAAGCACTACTCACAGCTCCCGCTCGAAAAGGGAGACATTCAATAACCGCCTGATGTTCATGATGGCTGCAATCGGCTCCGCCGTCGGCCTCGGCAACATTTGGCGCTTTCCCTACGTCGCGTACGAGAACGGCGGCGGCGCGTTCCTCGTCCCCTACCTGGTGGCACTGATCACCGCCGGCATCCCAATCCTGTGGTTCGACTTCGCCATTGGCCACCGCTACCGTGCCTCAGCTCCACTGGCATTCCGTCGCATTTCCCGCTGGGCCGAACCCATCGGCTGGTTCAAGGCAGGCGTCTGCTTCTTCATCGCCATCTACTACGCCGCGATTGTTGCCTGGGCTGGCCTCTACACCGTCAAGTCCTTCAACACGGCGTGGGGTGACGACCCTGAGTCCTACCTCATGGAGGAATTCCTCAAGCTGGACGCCGCCTCGACCTTCTCCGGCGAGTTCGTCACCCCGATTTTGCTGACGCTGATTGGCGTCTGGGTGTTCTCCATCATCGTGCTGGCTCTCAACGTCAACAAGGGAATCGGTGCGCTGACCCTGGTGTTCGTTCCGGTGCTCATTGTCCTGTTCGCCATCATGGTGGTCCGCGCCCTCTTCCTCGACGGCGCTCTCGAGGGCCTCAACGCCCTGTTCACCCCGGACTGGTCCGTTCTGACTGACAGCTCCGTGTGGATCGCAGCCTACGGCCAGATCTTCTTCTCTCTGTCCGTCGGCTTCGGCATCATGATCACCTACGCCTCCTACCTGAAGGCCCGCACCAACCTCACTGGCACCGGCTCCGTCACCGCCTTCGCTAACTCGTCCTTCGAACTGCTCGCCGGTATTGGCGTGTTCGCAACCCTCGGCTTCATGGCCGTCGCCAGCGGAGTGGCCGTCGACGAAGTCGCAAGCTCCGGCATCGGTCTGGCATTCATCGCCTTCCCAACGATCATCAACGAAATGCCGATGGGCGCACTGTTCGGCGTGCTGTTCTTCGGCTCCCTGTTCCTTGCGGGCATCACCTCCCTGATCTCCATTCAAGAGGTTGTGTTCGCCGCCCTGCGCGAGAAGCTCGGCTGGAGCCGTTCCATGACCGCCATCGTCTTCGGCGGCCTGATGGGCATTCTGTCCACCGTCCTTTTCGCCTCCACCTCCGGTCTGGTGATTCTGGACATCATGGACAAGTGGACAAACAACCTGGGCATCGTGTTCTGCGCTACCGTCGCGCTGCTCGTCGTCGGTTGGGTCACTGGCCGACGCAACGAGATCGCCCAGCACCTCAATGCCGTGTCTTCCTTGCGCGTCGGCGCGGTATGGGAGTTCTGTGCCTTTATTTTGACGCCAGTAACCCTCATCATCATGCTCGTCCTGGAGGTCAAAAGCATGCTTGCTGAGCCTTACGAGGGCTACGCCTCCGCACAGCTCAACCTCTACGGCTGGGGTGTTGTAGCGGCAATTATCGTCGCAGGCATCATCCTGTCCGTCCTTCCGTACAGCAAGAGGACCACCACCGATGGCATCCCTGGCTCTGACTTTGGCGTCCCACCAAAGGGCCGCAAGAAGGGCGAGCCTAACCCCCTGGCAGCTGACACCGCGGTGAATGCAGCTACCACCGCCACTGTAGATTCTTCCGCTACCTCAAGGAGCTAAACACCATGACTGCACCAGCAATTATCCTGATGGTTCTGTTCATCCTGGTCATTTGGGGTGGCTTGGTCGCAACGATCACCATGCTCAGCGGCACCGATGATGACACAACTGGAGAGCTGGGTAACGCCCCAGGAACCGATGATGCATCACTCACGCAAATCACGGAGGGCGTCCACTAAGGCGACCGTCCTCTAGATCAACAAAAGTCGAGGCAATTTCACGCCCCAACACTGCAATCCCGTCCAGGTAGTGCACAATAGGGAGAATGAGCCCTAGAACCAATGGTCGCGACCCTCGCGATGAGCACAATGGACGGGATTTCGCCGATTTCCTGGCAGGATCCGGACGCATGAACCCTGAGGACATGCTTCCCCTACCTGATCGCCAGGATTACAGCCAGAAACCTCCCGTCATCCCGGAAGGCACGGCAGACGATTCTGGCTTGGGTA
Coding sequences within:
- the metS gene encoding methionine/alanine import NSS transporter subunit MetS → MTAPAIILMVLFILVIWGGLVATITMLSGTDDDTTGELGNAPGTDDASLTQITEGVH
- a CDS encoding sodium-dependent transporter, which codes for MASTTHSSRSKRETFNNRLMFMMAAIGSAVGLGNIWRFPYVAYENGGGAFLVPYLVALITAGIPILWFDFAIGHRYRASAPLAFRRISRWAEPIGWFKAGVCFFIAIYYAAIVAWAGLYTVKSFNTAWGDDPESYLMEEFLKLDAASTFSGEFVTPILLTLIGVWVFSIIVLALNVNKGIGALTLVFVPVLIVLFAIMVVRALFLDGALEGLNALFTPDWSVLTDSSVWIAAYGQIFFSLSVGFGIMITYASYLKARTNLTGTGSVTAFANSSFELLAGIGVFATLGFMAVASGVAVDEVASSGIGLAFIAFPTIINEMPMGALFGVLFFGSLFLAGITSLISIQEVVFAALREKLGWSRSMTAIVFGGLMGILSTVLFASTSGLVILDIMDKWTNNLGIVFCATVALLVVGWVTGRRNEIAQHLNAVSSLRVGAVWEFCAFILTPVTLIIMLVLEVKSMLAEPYEGYASAQLNLYGWGVVAAIIVAGIILSVLPYSKRTTTDGIPGSDFGVPPKGRKKGEPNPLAADTAVNAATTATVDSSATSRS